In Garra rufa chromosome 15, GarRuf1.0, whole genome shotgun sequence, a single genomic region encodes these proteins:
- the mrpl55 gene encoding large ribosomal subunit protein mL55 translates to MALNTIGQPCKSIFRCLQAVVTQRCLQATSTFHTTVFQSNSNRTCVVRFGRQKYERLYPVLLVRPDGSTINIRYKEPRRIMKMPVDITTLTEEERKIRMRKREPKRAAKKKLDDFEDDFKVDDYSKFWKKK, encoded by the exons ATGGCTTTAAATACAATTGGCCAGCCGTGCAAGAGTATATTTAG GTGTCTTCAGGCTGTTGTCACCCAAAGATGCTTGCAAGCCACATCCACATTTCACACCACAGTCTTTCAGTCAAACTCCAACAGAACCTGTGTGGTCCGCTTTGGGAGGCAGAAGTATGAAAGGTTGTATCCAGTTCTGCTGGTGAGACCTGATGGGTCCACCATAAACATCAGATATAAAGAGCCTAGGAGAATAATGAAG ATGCCAGTGGACATCACAACCCTCACGGAGGAGGAGAGGAAAATCAGAATGCGGAAAAGAGAACCGAAGAGGGCCGCTAAAAAGAAATTGGATGACTTTgaagatgattttaaagttgatgATTACAGCAAATTCTGGAAGAAGAAATGA